From the genome of Vicia villosa cultivar HV-30 ecotype Madison, WI linkage group LG2, Vvil1.0, whole genome shotgun sequence, one region includes:
- the LOC131651249 gene encoding uncharacterized protein LOC131651249: MYLDGVVSNLGEQAAKQSLLKEACKNKNIHGIKVARQAPTISHLFFADDSLLFVRASETEASCIMNILKVYQEASGQVVNLDKSEASFSQNVLDDVKERIHNRMQVKTVMRHSKYLGLPIILGRSKKEIFSMVIDRVWKKIKGWKEKYLSRSGKEILIKAVAQAIPSYVMSCFRLPAGVCHEIESMLAKFWWGAKNGERKALDQLGEVGLFKGSWGHGVQSYAWRSILSARECVSKGARWLIGTGTKVRIWKDRWIPGISGFKPRRTTNLLEPNATVSELIDQDLSCWNYEVVNNCFDPTEANHILSIPLSFRRPSDELIWHSEKHGCYSVRSAYHSLQNELMNKKLGPSNAFACQLWKKVWHVSLHPRVKSFLWRLGKDILPTKTNLLKKGIKIDTACSFCGVNEESTKHLFLECEFSRLACFSSPLGFRITPETDIFDWLLECLEDPNTLSAQLMCTLLWKVWNARNLRHFQQQIKDPHLVPMAKNVRVPPQTEYACPDREVFTIQTDAGCFEDGFVTFGCMIKTGDSKLFYAACKKEAIQVDPATAEVLAIRWGLQLAKELHIGKILVQSDALNVVDCINCVRQFASIDLIAIDVRCLLSSFSLGSVMYLCRQQNTEAHNLVGLGRLFGDRSWLVEPPSVSSVLSSGDFSS, encoded by the exons atgTATCTCGACGGTGTCGTATCAAATCTTGGTGAACAGGCAGCCAAGCAAA GTCTTTTAAAGGAAGCTTGCAAGAACAAAAACATCCATGGGATTAAAGTTGCAAGGCAGGCGCCCACAATTTCTCACCTCTTCTTTGCGGATGATAGCTTATTGTTTGTTCGGGCAAGTGAAACAGAAGCAAGCTGCATTATGAATATCCTTAAAGTCTACCAAGAAGCATCGGGACAAGTGGTGAATTTAGATAAATCAGAAGCGTCGTTCAGTCAAAATGTGCTTGATGATGTGAAAGAAAGGATCCATAATAGGATGCAGGTAAAGACAGTGATGCGACACTCTAAATACCTTGGCCTCCCCATTATTCTTGGAAGATCCAAAAAGGAGATTTTCAGCATGGTGATTGACCGAGTCTGGAAGAAAATTAAAGGCTGGAAGGAGAAATATTTGTCTAGGTCCGGGAAAGAAATCCTTATCAAAGCGGTGGCACAGGCTATCCCAAGCTATGTCATGAGTTGTTTTCGGCTTCCTGCTGGGGTTTGTCACGAGATTGAGAGTATGTTGGCCAAATTTTGGTGGGGTGCTAAGAACGGGGAGCGGAAAGCACTGGATCAGTTGGGAGAAGTTGGCCTGTTCAAAGGAAGTTGGGGGCATGGGGTTCAGAG TTATGCGTGGCGTAGCATACTGAGTGCGAGGGAGTGTGTCTCTAAGGGGGCGAGATGGCTGATTGGTACAGGTACTAAAGTCAGAATTTGGAAGGATCGTTGGATTCCCGGTATCAGCGGTTTTAAACCTAGGAGAACAACTAACTTACTGGAGCCTAATGCCACGGTGAGTGAGTTGATTGATCAAGATCTCAGCTGTTGGAACTATGAGGTGGTTAATAACTGTTTTGATCCTACGGAGGCGAACCACATCCTTAGCATTCCACTTTCCTTCCGCAGACCAAGTGATGAACTGATTTGGCATAGTGAGAAACACGGCTGCTACTCTGTGCGGTCAGCATACCATAGTCTACAGAATGAATTGATGAATAAGAAACTGGGGCCATCAAATGCTTTCGCTTGTCAATTATGGAAGAAGGTTTGGCATGTTAGCTTGCATCCAAGGGTTAAGAGTTTTCTGTGGAGGTTGGGCAAGGATATCCTTCCTACAAAAACTAACCTCCTTAAGAAAGGTATCAAAATCGACACTGCCTGCTCTTTCTGTGGTGTGAATGAGGAATCCACCAAACATCTTTTCCTCGAATGTGAATTCTCCAGGTTAGCTTGTTTCTCCTCCCCCCTTGGATTCAGAATTACGCCTGAGACTGATATTTTTGATTGGCTGCTCGAGTGCTTAGAGGATCCCAATACTCTATCAGCCCAATTAATGTGCACACTACTGTGGAAGGTGTGGAATGCAAGGAATTTGAGGCATTTCCAGCAGCAAATCAAGGATCCTCATCTG GTACCTATGGCCAAAAACGTGCGTGTGCCTCCTCAAACCGAGTATGCTTGCCCTGATAGAGAGGTTTTCACAATTCAGACTGATGCCGGTTGCTTCGAGGACGGTTTTGTTACCTTTGGCTGCATGATAAAGACAGGGGACTCAAAACTCTTCTATGCTGCATGCAAGAAGGAAGCCATACAGGTGGATCCAGCTACGGCTGAAGTTCTGGCTATTAGATGGGGTTTACAATTGGCTAAAGAGCTCCACATCGGGAAGATTTTGGTTCAATCGGATGCCTTAAATGTTGTTGATTGTATTAATTGTGTTAGACAGTTTGCTTCTATCGATCTCATAGCTATTGATGTTAGATGTTTGCTTAGCAGTTTTTCTCTTGGGTCTGTTATGTACTTATGCAGGCAGCAAAATACTGAAGCCCATAATCTTGTTGGTTTGGGCAGGTTATTTGGTGATAGGTCTTGGCTAGTAGAGCCTCCCTCTGTCTCGTCTGTATTGTCCTCTGGGGACTTCTCTTCTTAA
- the LOC131648153 gene encoding glutaredoxin-C9-like yields the protein MHQAIPYMSLHNNYNFGNINEKYCYNKKKEEKVNRLSMLKMVSEKAVIVIGRHGCCMTHVVKRLLQSLGVNPGIHEVEEEKDEVRVAKELESMIEGKDNVQFPMVFIGGKLFGGLDRVMATHISGELVPLLKQAGALWL from the coding sequence ATGCATCAAGCAATTCCTTACATGTCACTTCACAATAACTACAACTTTGGtaatattaatgaaaaatattgttaTAACAAGAAGAAGGAGGAGAAGGTGAATCGTCTTTCTATGCTGAAAATGGTTTCTGAGAAAGCTGTGATAGTCATTGGAAGACACGGTTGCTGCATGACTCATGTGGTGAAACGTCTTCTACAGAGTCTAGGTGTTAACCCTGGGATTCATGAGGTGGAGGAAGAGAAAGATGAAGTGCGTGTTGCTAAAGAATTGGAATCCATGATTGAAGGGAAAGATAATGTGCAGTTTCCGATGGTGTTTATAGGTGGTAAGTTGTTTGGTGGATTGGATCGTGTTATGGCTACTCATATTTCTGGTGAATTGGTCCCGTTGCTTAAACAAGCTGGAGCTTTGTGGCTATGA